The sequence CGCACTCGACCGGGGGGAGGTTTCGGAGGGGGGCGCAGCCCCCCGCCGACGAAACTACATCGGCGACGGGCTGCGGGATGCCCTGGACCCACGCAAGGTGCTGGCCCGGTGAATCGCGTGGTGCTGGCCCGGTGACCGACACGGACCTCTGCTTCACGCCCGCGACGGAGCTCGTCGCGCTGATCCGCCGCCGCAAAGTCTCGCCGCTCGAGGTGACGCGCGCGGTCCTGGCGCGGATCGAGAGGGTCAACCCTCCGCTCAACGCCTACTGCACCGTCGCGGCGGAGCAGGCGCTCGAGGCGGCGAGGCGGGCGACGGCGGCGCTCCGGCGTGGCGCCTCGCTCGGCCCGCTCCACGGCGTGCCCGTGTCGATCAAGGACCTCACGTCCACGAAGGGCATCCGCACGACGGAGGGCTCGAAGATCTTCGAGCATCGCGTGCCGGACGAGGACGCGGTCGTCGTGGAGCGCCTGAAGGCGGCCGGCGCGATCGTCCTCGGCAAGACCAACACCCCCGAGTTCGGCGCCGGCGCCAACACCTTCAACGCGGTCTTCGGCCCGACGCGCAACCCGTGGAACCCGGCGCTGACCTGCGGCGGCTCGACGGGCGGCGGCGCCGTCGCCCTCGCCACGGGCATGGGCCAGCTCGCCCAGGGCTCCGACCTCGGCGGCTCGCTGCGGCTCCCGGCGGCCTTCTGCGGCGTCGTGGGCTTTCGCACCTCGCCGGGCCTCGTCCCCGTCTGGCCGGCCCCGCTCGCGTGGGACCCCTGGAGCGTCCAGGGCCCGATGGCCCGCACCGTGGCCGACACCGCGCTGATGCTCGCCGCCATCGCGGGTTCCGACCCGCGCGCGCCGATCTCGTATGCGGTGGACACGCGCGCGTTCACCCGGGCCGTGCGCGCGCCGCGGATCAGGGACGCGCGCGTCGCGTGGGGCGGCGACCTCGG is a genomic window of Candidatus Methylomirabilota bacterium containing:
- a CDS encoding amidase family protein, producing MTDTDLCFTPATELVALIRRRKVSPLEVTRAVLARIERVNPPLNAYCTVAAEQALEAARRATAALRRGASLGPLHGVPVSIKDLTSTKGIRTTEGSKIFEHRVPDEDAVVVERLKAAGAIVLGKTNTPEFGAGANTFNAVFGPTRNPWNPALTCGGSTGGGAVALATGMGQLAQGSDLGGSLRLPAAFCGVVGFRTSPGLVPVWPAPLAWDPWSVQGPMARTVADTALMLAAIAGSDPRAPISYAVDTRAFTRAVRAPRIRDARVAWGGDLGVTPVDREVLEVCHGALDVFRKLGCRVAEAHPDMTGVKEVVLVSRGASMVARHADKLAKWRGVMQENLVKNIECGLELTAFDIGRAERLRTGLWARVREFLDGHDFIVTPTAAVPPFPVETISPTEIDGKPMGSYIEWALLTYAFTAVGLPAISIPCGFTKAGLPVGLQIAGRWRDEAGVLRAAAAFEAARPWAHLRPAV